TTGCATCCAGGTTCACTGcatatatgtgtttttctttcaggccCTTAGACAATGCCACCTAAAGCACAACATCGCCCTATGGCAACTTCTCTCTACCCGCAAATCTGAGCAGCTTCTGCGCCTCAAAAGGGTAAAGTACACTGAAGTACACTGATAACGTCAGTGTCTAATCAgctgtttcctcttctctcaaTGAAGTTGGTCAATGTAtatgttttttggtggtgtgttttcttttttccccctcactgcATTTTTAGGATCCTTTTGTAGACGTCAGTACAGTCTACAAAGCTGAGCTCAGTCCAGAGATTGCCAAGCTCCTCAACACCTTCCTTGTCCAATCAAGGCTGGAAACCTTCCTGCAGGAGCTCCACGAAATGATCGTCCTGAAGCTGAGACGTGTCCAAGCTGTGGATGAATTCAGACCCACATGGAGGTAACAGTTGTTGTTACTAACTTAAGCTTCTCCGCCTCTGAAAACGCATGCGATGGCAATGGTTCCCTTGGCAAACGACTGCCCTGCTGGACACAAAGCACAACCATCAACATTAAGAATACACAGCTAGTTCTAAGACACACTGCCGGTTTCTGGCATGTATGACTCTTCTTCATTTTACAGGAGCTATTTTGGGCACACTGCTGGAATATACCAGGAGCTGCTGTTCATGAGCACTGAAGATAAACACAAGCACTCCTGCAGTCACTCGGCTGAGCCCTCGGAGCAGCTTGGCCCTAACAGCTTGGTTCTGACCTGCGGCCTCCCATTTCTGGGTTCTTTAGCCTCTATGAATCTGACTGGCTCTTTAATCCTTCTCATTACAGAACGCATGTGTTAGAACTGTGTATACTTAACGCTGGTGTATTCCTACCACACAAAATACTATGTGGCATTTGTAGTTTGCTGTACACCATCTATTAATACTACTTCTGCTCTTTGTTTTCCAGCCTGAAGGAATCGCTCATTCCTTACCTCGATGCAAAAGACTCCGAGTTAGCTACAGAGCTGCAAGAGATGTTCCCAGATGAGATTCTTCTCTCTCACGCTACTGCTACATGGAGAGCAGCCGCTCTCTTCAAAAGAGAGCGTAGGCAAAGCTAGCAGCACGGGCTCTGCCTGACCCTCCTCATGCACAGGGGGTTTAGTGCCACAAACACGTGGTGTCTGTGAGATTCTGGAAGCTCAGGGCATTGTTTTTTTGGGCTTGTTTTTTgggtttgaggggtttttttactaaCTTCGTACGATGCAAAGATTAGATGCTTTCATGCATCAGAAGGATGGTGGAGAAACAGAAGGCTTTTGAAGGCatcataaaaaaaccacaaccccaaCACCTGACAaagatgaaggatttttttaaaaagcatcattcCCTAGTCCTGGGgaaggtggttggtttttttttcactctgcatTTCTCTTGACTAGTTGTCACCAAGATGCAGAACAGGCTCCTTctcccagccgcccctccccgccccgccgtccTCCCTGCGCCCGGGGAGGCCGCGCCTCTTCAGCGCCCCTGGAGAACTGGGACCACGCCGGAAAAACAAAGTCGCCGAAGGAAGCTGCTCCTTCACTGCCTTAACCTCTCGCCGTGGGCTGCGGCGGAGCCCTcagctgccctcctcccctcGCCTCGCCGGTGCTCGCTGCCGCGTTGTTCCGGGGCAGGGCCCCTCTCCCGGACCACCGGGAGCCGTTTGCTAATAAAGCTCGTTTTCGCTCCCGCGGCTCCTCCCGCCTCCTTCGCCGGAACGGCCGCTCTCCGCCCGCGTTCCCGGGGGGGTGACGGGGGTGACACGGGCTTCCGGCGCGGCGCCATGTCGGGGCGCGcagcggagccgccgccggacGCCACGCTCCGCCGCTGGGAACGGTAACGGCGCGGGGCGCTCTGCGCATgcgccgggaggggcggggggaacGACACGGTGGCCATGGCAACCGTGCGCCGCTGCGGGctcggccgggccccgcggctccccgccgcggccgctgTGGGTTCCGGGCTGGGCCTTGTATGGCGGGGAGGGCCCGGCGGGGctccccgcttctctccccctcGGTACCGGGCCCTTCCTTTGGCTCCCCTTCACCGCCCGCCCCGCTCACCCGCGGCCCTCGTGTGAGGACAAGCCCGAAGCGAGGGGAGTCGCATCCCCCGTCTCCCCTTTTCGGAGAAAGCGGAGGGGTTCCCGCCTCCCCACACGTTACGGGGCCCTTCGACTCTGCCCCCGTAGGTGGGTCCGTGGGCTCCTCCGGGGCCTGCCGGcacgcccggccccgcggggtgGTTCGGTTGGGGCTGGGCGGGATGGAGCAGCCTGCAGCCGAGGAGAAAGGGGCACCCCTGTCTCGGCGGCTGGGTGGTCTTTCGCTAGCGAGCAGGCCCAGTTAAAAGCCAGCGTGGTGGAGGAGGACACCGAGGAGTGGCAGGAAGATGCGAGTTTTACAGGACTGGAGAGAGTGGGAGGTGTGGACTTATCTTACATCAAAGGAGACGACACCAGCGCCTGCGCTTCCCTGGTCGTTCTCAGCTACCCGGCTCTTGAGGTAACGGCAAGTGAACAACCTCACTCCTTAGGGTTGTGTCCAGCTGTGCGATAACGTGAGGTTTTTAATAGAAGACTTACGCAAAGGCCATTATCTACTGCGCCTCTGCCTCACGGCACATCAGTAAGTTGTCACGTGTATATTCAACAAAGCCTCCACCATATGTTCTGCAAGAAagataaacagagaaaaaagcacaTGTAAGGATTTAGACATAAGTTTGGGAAGATGCGATGCAAACTGGTCCTAATTGTGAGAGGTTTGTAGGATTACTGGGAATTTATGAGGCGTTAAGGGATAGGTTTAGTATGCATTGAAGTTAGTTGGTAAATCAAAAAATACCGTGATGAGATGCAGTCCATGGTCAGGCACAGAAGTCTGTAACTGGTTTAGGTGTATATTGAATATAATCAGTCTCAGCTGCTAACCAGAAGGAGACAAAAAGGACCATTGTTACTCAGTGCCAATCAAGAGAGGAAGTTAAAGCATTTGTAGCACTCAAACAGCAGATGTCTTGTTTGTCAGTTCTTGCTGGGAATCAGCTAGTAATGTGGGATGTAACATATAAAAGCCTTTTCAAAACCACCATGAATCCCACATCCCACAGTCATTTTACTTGAATTAATGAAGATTTTTGGTCTCTTTCCcagctttcaaaatgaaataaaaattatcttttaactGTAAAACCTACAACAAACAGAGAAATAAAGTTTGATGCAGGCCGCTGGGATTTTTATGAACTGAATTTCAAATCCTGCCTTGATTCTTGACTTGCCCTGCACGAGCGTTTCTTTGTCCTGTCTTACAGGGTTTCTTTTGGCCTGTCCCTACACAGAGACAGACTCCCTTTGATAATGCTCTGACTGTGTGAACTTTGAGGTCCCCCACTGTGTATTTGAAGAGCTGTCCTAATTTTATTTCAAGGACTTCACTCTCAAGCAGGGTATGGCAGGTGACGTCCAGCCCTCTTCTGTCAGCAGTCCATTATCTACCCCTTTCTCTGAGTGACAGACTGACACAACCCAATGGCCTTGGCTTTGTGGGAGAGATCCAGAagcagagtattttaaaaaaagatgagagcAAGGGACATCAGCCAGAGGAGTTGCCTCTGAAACAGTCAGGAACTAACCAGCAAAGTCCTGGAGGTCATTGTCTCTGCACTGTCCCACTGCTCCCAGGTGCTGTACGAGGATTGCCGGATGGTGGCTGTGAGCGCCCCGTACGTGGCAGGATTCTTGGCCTTCCGGGAGGTCCCTTTCCTGGTGGAAGCTGTCCAGAGACTTCAGCAGGAGGAGCCCAAGCTCAAACCTCAGGTGTGGCGTATTTCTTTGTCCCGAGTTGAGATGTCATGAGGGCGCAGAGTACTGCTAAAAGGTGTTCCTCCCTCTCCTGAGACCGCACTGTCTGGCTGTTTTCCACTGGCAGGGCGGAAAGTGCAGTGTCAGAGTTGTATTGAAGCATCTATTGCCCTTTCCTTAGAGACAGGGATGCTAAGCCAAGAGCAGCCAGGCCTCCCTTGGCAACGGGAGTCCCATTCTGTGTGCGGCACCAGTGAAGAGCGCTGCCAGCCACTAAGAGCTCATGCTGCTGATCATTTAGAGTCAGGTGTAGACAGCACCGCAGGAAGACCCTTATAGAGCGAAGTAAAAGAACTGAGAGAGACTTCTCCTTCCTCACAGGGCCAGCATCACTGTTCGCTTATTGGAGTGGCTCGCTGCACaggaaataacatttcttttttggctttttcaggTACTTCTTGTAGACGGGAATGGCCTGCTCCATCCCAGAGGTAGGACTTTACTGGAGAGCCCTGCTCTCCAGAGTCCCTGTGTTGCCGCTTGAGATTCCTGCTCTCTGGTGTCCTGCAGTTACAGTGACTCGTTGTTGGCAGGATTTGGTGTGGCCTGTCACCTTGGGGTCCTGACGGATCTACCATGCATTGGAGTGGCCAAGAACCTCCTGCAGGTGGATGGCTTGGTCAGGGATGAGCTGCACAGAGAGCAGGTTAGGCCAGGTTGGGAATTTGTTTCCACTCTTTAATATCCCAAGAGAGCTGGGACAACTGCGTACAAGTACTTTCTAACCAACTGACCCCGTGTGTGTTTATCCTTAGATTCGTTCCTTGCAGAGGGAAGGAGATACGTTCCCCCTGACAGGCACTTCGGGCAGAGTCCTGGGCATGGTAAGCTGCGGGGAGTTTCCTGTTCGTTTGGCCATCAAGTCTTGCAGCTTTGTgtagctgggagcactggggaacgTTGTCTCTATAGTGGACTGTCTCAGTGATACTGGTTCAGGGAGACACGGTGTGAACAGGTGACCAGTTACACTGCTTTCCCCTTCCTGTCAGCTCAGACGTTAGTAGAAGGAGTTGACAGTGCAGGTGTTGGATATATTCATGTCCGTGGCTATGGCATCTGAGGCGCCATGCTCCAGCACCCCCGTTCGTCAGCCACAGTCAAGGAGAGGTGCCAGTTCTGTGGCAGCTTACCAGGATGCAATCTGGGAGCATCTGACTCAGAAGAGCGCTGCACAGGAAACGGGCAGATGTAAGAAGCTTCCTGCGTCTGGTGTTACTTCAACATAGTCTGCACTAGCAAGTCTCGCTGCTTCCCGGAGCGGTGTGAGGCATTTGGGGAAGGGCCACAGGGGTTCAAAAGGGCAAACAGTCCCTATGAGGAGATCCTGGGAAGCAGAGGATCAAGAGGGCTGGGAGTTACCAAATACAGAGCCACCATCCCACCTTCTGAAGGCAACTGGCTAGCTTATAATCCATCTGCCACTCTGTATTTGTTAAAATAAGCCTCTTAAGTATTTGATCTTTCTTGTTTCTGAATGCACAGGTCCTGCGTAGCTACAACAGCAGCTCTAAGCCGCTTTATATCTCTGTGGGTCACAGGGTGCGCCTGGAGACAGCCGTGCGTCTAGTCAAGTCCTGCTGCAGGTACCGGATCCCGGAGCCCATCCGTCAGGTACAAAAGCAGGGGAGCTGAGGAAGGGGAAGGCAGGCCTGGAGTGGGGAAGCAGGCAAGCAGGCAGTGGAGGGGGCGGTGGATGCCAAGCCTATGGCGATGTTTCAGAGCCTGTTTGCCGCTCATCTGCAACTGGCAGTTCTGCAGCTGGCACCCTTCTTGCTGGCCTGTTCTCCCCAGCCTGTTGTATTGTTGTTTATGTGGTAGTTGACTGatcatttcttcttccttgcttGTTCTTCTGACGCAGTGCCCGAAGTGCACGCAGCCCTTACTGCAGACCCAGCCTGACTGATTTCTTGGTTCCTCTCTGCAGGCAACTTCTGGGATGCTGATGTTAATATACAGGAGCTGGAAATGCAGTTTTCCTGGGCACTTTGAGCCCAGCACAGACCGCAGTGCTGCTCCTCCGGGCTTTTCCCTGCTACTGCACTCCGCAAGGAGCTGCAGGCTCTGGGGCAGCAGCCAGCCAGTAGGTGACAGCACTGGATCGCCGTCAGTGAGCCGCAGCTGCCACCAAGGCTCAGCTTCAGACTAATTAAATCGCAGCAGGGCTTGAGGAAAGGATCTGGAGAAGTGTAAAGCCTCCAGGACTTCTAGCCTGACAAGTGCTTCCCTTCTCTCAGGGTCACCCTGCTGTTAGTGGCTCAGGCAGGCCAGACCCAGCGACCGTCCAGGGAGCAGGGCCCGTTCAGATGTCCGTGTTCGTAACATTGCCCTGGAACACGCCGTTCGCGTTGCTACACCGCCGTGCTTGTCAGGTCTCTGGCCACCTTTGCTCTGCAGCTCCTCAGAGCAGCACTGAGGGGATCCTGCTGAGGGCTGTTGTGCAGTCTCTGCACACAGGAGCTTCTCATCTGAAAAGAGAGTATTATAGTTATAAACCAGACAAAAATCTAACACCTTAGAGCAAAACAAACCTCGAAGTGTCCATACCAGAACTGGAGTTTCTGATCTCATAAACCACGACCTGCCAGACGGGAGTAGGCTGATAGATCTTCTTATGTAATCTCTTCCAGCAAGGGACAGATGCCTCCGCAGAGCTCTGAGCTAGCTCTGCAGTTCGGCATGttcagagaaaaggggaaaagcatTCCCTTTGGAAACAAAAAGGTGTCTTGGAGCTTTTCATCACCCTCATTTCACTGCCAGCTATCTCCAGTATTTGTCTATGTTCTGAGACTCTTCCAGTTCTCTAACTATGACCTTTATTTGAAGTAATGGAATGAATTGTTGTTGCTTTTCTTACAGAGAGATTAAAGATCCAAAAGGGAGTGTGTTTACTGTAGAGGTAGAGGAATGGCAGGAGATACGGACACTTAAACCTTTCCATGGGACTTCTCCCCGTCACAGTTCCTCTGTGTGGTAACTGTCACAGATCTTGACACAGGGCAGTGCTGGAAGCCTCAGCTCTTGAGCACCTAAAGCTGGAGTTAGGAAGTAGAAGGCTGCAGGCAGTCCTGCTGTGGGTGACTGACTTGGCCTTTTTGCTATGGTGTGTCCCCAGAACAAGCTTGCAGACTTGATGGATGATGTGCTTATGGCTTTCCCAGTGTCGTGAAAGACTTCTGGATCATTAGCTCTTAGTTTGTAAGTTCTGGTAGCCCTAGAAGTGTAATGCTCTTAAGAGAGCTCAGCTGCCCATACCTTCTCGAGGCTGTGTTGTTTATGGCTATATGAAGGCAGTACTATGCTGCAGCATGTGTAGTGCTGTGCAACTGTTGTGGGAACTTAAACCTCCTGCTTTCCTAGAGGTATGGCTGGCCAGTCTGTATAGGGTATGTTGTGCTTCTTGGGCATGCAACGCTATCTAGGCAGTGATCAGAAAGGGTTTGATTTGCATTCAGCCCACAATGTCGTTGTGCTGCCAAAGGAACTGTGGCTGTGATGCAGGTGAGAGAAGGGttctttcagagaaagaagagggaagtTCGTTAGCACCTACAATCAGTATTTACATCCCACTTAGTCCTTATTCCATGTGTAAGTGCAAGGCCAGTCTGGGAGAATTTTGCTTGCATGGGGGTGATCTCTCTGTCCAGCCAGCTTGTGAGATTTTGAGGTTCTTCTGCAGCGAGTTGGTCATTTGGAGCTTCCCAGACAGGGATTGAGGTAGGCAGGAGCTGTCATCCCAGAATAATAAGCAAAGCATTCAAACTGAGTGGCACTGGAACAATACCAAGCCCTCCTGAGAGCAAGTGCCCTTGCCTACTTCTGGCAGAGGTCAGAACTCCTCTCCAGTGTTTGCCCACGCTCCAAGCCTGCTTGGAGGGGAGGATCCCCACGCACAGCGGGGAAACAGAAGCTTTAACACTCTCCAGCTGACGGGGATTGCACTGGGACTGATTCTCCTGCTCTCGCTGTTCCAGGTTCCTGGCTGGCTGCACACCAGCCTCCAGCTCACTTGATGATCCTTTTAGCTGCAGCTGGCACCTTGCCCAGCTGGTTCCTGCTGGCTCAGGATGTGGCTGATGGGACAGCCTGGGCTTGCTCCAGCCCACCAAGAAGGACAGCAGTAGGCCTGCGAATTTCTGCAGGTCGCTTCGCGTGAAATATTAAACGCTTGCCCTTAGGAGAACTGAGAAATAAGCCATCATCCCTCTCCTCTCTGTGCATAGCTCCTGCTGCCCAGCGGGGAAGTCAGTAGCTGATACCCTGAAGCTCCAACTCCCTTCAGATGTACCCCCCACTGCAAGCTTGCTGTGTGCACAGGGATCACCACTGCCCCTcataaaataggaaaagcaaCAATTCCAGACCCTAATGCCAGCACTAGTCTCCTCTGAAAATAGAAACAATCTGTGAGGATTATTACGGGACAGTTATCCATCTTATTGATTAGCCTCTTGGTTAATACGCTGGGTTAAGCTGTCTCTCAGCACTGCGTTAGGAGTGAGGACTGGCCAGTAACTTGCCACCTAATCAAGCATTAGCTTATGTTATCAGCAGAACgtggttggggtttttcttccctAGAAAAATAGTTTGTAGATGTGACTCTTGCTACCTTGGTCTCCCAGTAGGGACTCTATTGAACAACCTCCTTCCCTTGTTATAAAATACATCACGTAATCTCTTATTCTGAAGAGTGATCAAAGTTATTTGTCAGTTCAGTTATGAAACTGTCCAATTatagagagaagggaaaaaatctcCCAAACAAACCACCCCTTATGTAACTATTTTTCATTCTCGAGCTTGCAGAATCGTTAAGCAGTTGTGGAGCTGCGTTTCCAGCAGTAAGGAGGCAGAGCCTTCACCCGAGAAGTCTGACTAGGAGCGGAGGGATGGAGGGGCGGTGGGAGCTTCTTGAGGTACGGGAGAGACTCTTCAGAAGTAGAACAGTGATGAGAGTAGCAAATGCTTCAAGGACAGCCACTGGGGATGCGTTAACCCACTTTATTAGCATGATCATCATATGCTGTGAAGCTTTTCCAGCTGGGAAGGTCACATACTGCTTTTTAAGTGGAGAGAGACACTCTGCCTTTGAGGTGGGGCACAGCAGCTGTTCTAAAATGTCAGGGCAAAGCagtgtttttgagaaaggaagtttctaaaaaagaaaggaactttGAGGGAATGTAAAAATCAACTGCCGATTCTCGAAGTTGTCCAAGAGCCCAGGATCTGCATGCTTGTGATAGCATCTAAGAGTCTTGTGCACCGGAAAGCTGAACAATAACACTTCTGGGGAACAAGAACATCCTGTAAATGTCCAGCAACACTTTCTATAGCTCTTGGGATTTGGTGTTCTCCTTGCCCCACTCTGACCACATGCTATCCTGCATTGCTGATAAGACACAGCAATGTAGTTTTCCTGGTGAGCTCAGGAGGGCTCGTGTCACAGGAGAGTGTatcagaagaggaagggaggaactGGAAACTTGCATGAGGATGGGTTTGGTGAGGTTTGGTGATGGCTCCAAGCTCAATTTCAAGAGAGGAGGGCAGTAAACCATGAATTTGGTAGAGTCTCAACGTTACTCCTTTTGATTTTGGTACTGGAAAGCAGAGCCCAGAGCACGGATACGGCCTGGCACGTAAACTGCTCCCGTTGTCTTCCTTGGCAGCTTTGCCTTTGGGCCGTGAGGTAGGACAGTGTGAAAGGTGTGTCAGTCACTTGCCTTGCCACTGCTGCCAAGAAGCGATAGAGCCAAGAATGTGCTTGTGTTTTGTCTCTGCTTTTAGTGGATGTTTTTACCTGCTGTAGCTGCATAATTACCATCGCACAGCCAGCCCATCAGGCATATAGGCAGGATGAGCCAGGCTCTTGCCTAGGGAAAAGGATATGCAGCAGACGAGTGGTGTGCTTCTCCATCTGTTGCTGCATCATACCACTGCTGgaacagaggaaggaaagggatggGTACAAGAATGGGCAATGCCAACTTCTCTCTTTTCATCCCATGTCCTGTTGAGAGCTCGCCTGCTGGATTGCCCTATTCCCAAACTCTTCACAGCCCTTTCCATAGCCTTGTTTCCCTTCTCAATTTACAGTTTCCTGTGGAGGGCAGACTCCCATTTCTCAGCTGAGGAGTGACCAGAAAAGCTAATCCTTTGGGAACATCACAGTGTCGCAGCTATAACGACCATGGATGTTCTTGGAGCGCTGTGAGCCTGGAGGCTGCAGCCTGCACCTGTTGCAATGCCGGGGGGCGTCCCTGTTAGCATAGTCCTGGGCCACAGCTTCTGTTCCACTCGCTGTACAGTGAAGGTTATTGCAGCAGAGTCCATGGGGCATTCTGCTGCTCTGGGAAAAGTCAATAAAATGCTCCAGTAGTTCCCCATCTTTTGAGGAGGGATCTATGAGCCACTGTCTCATGCTAAATTGccttgcagtgctgcagagatCTGCCTTCACGTCCGTATGGTTTTGGCACTCCCAACAACTTTCTGAGGGCCTGGGACATACTGCTTTTGTACATCAATATAGGCTGAAGGATTTTGATAGCTTTGAGCAAAAGGGATGAAGAAGATCCCAAGAAATAGAAGGGTGGGCAGAGTCCTGGGCTGAAGGGGAGGCATTTGTTTTGGGCATCTTTATCTGCGAGCATTTTGCTGATGCACAGGAACTCCTCAGCACTGCGGAGACCTGCGTGTGATCACGGCATGTGATCCCTTTACAGAGTGAGCGTGGTGGAGCAGCTTCTGTTGGTTCAATGGGAGAGCTGGTTTACTTGTTGGAGTATCTCCTCTTGAGGGAAGGAAGACTTACCCTGCCCTCAATTTTCTAACAAGTCTGTTCCATCTCTCATCAGACAGTGATGAGCTATTGCTGGGGAAGGCCTGTGGAGGAGCTTAGCTGCTTGTTACATTTTCCTGCATTGCATTTGGAGGTGCCTACATGTGGAAGAAGTGATTTGGGTTGGTTCAAAGGATGAAAGCACTAGACCACTCTCGGACTCCCAGGtctctcctggctctgctgccaggGTTCATGAAAGAGGAGTTGCAGTTCTGGCGTAGAGACAGGGCAAAACGGAAGAGCCTGTCTCCTCAGCAACTCTCCCTTTGCCAGTGAACGCCTCTTCTTACTAAGCCTCTGGAAATCCTTGCTGGCCCGTCACATCCCTGGACGATGAGGAGTAGCCATTCAGTGCAGGTGTAAGGTGAGGGATTCTAGCTGTCGGTGCTTGCTGCAGGAAGGCTCACTGCACTGCAGTGTGTGCTGGAAGCCTGCGCTAGTTCATCCGCTGGGTCTCATAGGGACCCTTGGTGAAGGCTGATTGCACTCAGCTGCAGCCGGGATCTGCTGAGGAAGCCCGGTCTGGGTCCTGCTTTGGCTGTTCATCCTGCCGTGCCGTGCTTGGGGTAGGTCAGGGCTGAGCAGACCTTAGGCACCGGCTGGCAGGAACTGTCTGTGCCCAGTGtctcacctccttactcctgtgAGAAGTAAAGGGACAGACAGCAAGGGTTCAGTGAATGACgtttctgcttctgaaatggACTGTACTCCAGGAAGGCTGTTTGGTCCAGGACCCTCTGTTTCTTCGTTTCTTCATTTTAAGTCTTCATTCTCCCAAGCAGCTTGCAGTGAGGCACAGAAACCAAACAAGGAAAGAAACAGGCAGGTTCCTCTTTGCAGCACAGTCGTACAAGAGCTATTTGTGATGTACTGACATCAGGGGCTGCAGCGGCATACTGAGATAACAAAGGGGAGGCACCAAGCAGGCTGATCAATCCTTTTTCACTCATTTTCCTCCTTAATTCCAGGCTGATATTAGATCGAGGGAGTATATTCGGAAGCAGCTGTGTTCACCACTGGAGGTCATATCATCTGGGCCAGAGAGGTAGGTGTGTGGGCAGCCCAAGCAGCTGCCTCTCCAAAGGGGATCTGCTCATGTAATGATCTTCAGTAATGGCATTAAAGGGACAGACGGGGTAACAAGGTGAGCTCAAGTGACATCAGGACATATGCTGCCTCCATAAAGGGTGATTTCTGGTGATTGTAGCCATGCTACTTCACATGTTTCTTCCGCAGAGCACTGTCCTAGGCTGGGGAAGGTCGTTGGGGATTTGGTCTGTTTCCAGTGCCTGCGATAAGCAAAGCACTAACGCCTACAGGTGTGACACGAGGGTGAACAGAAATACCCTGCAGGGAGCCGGTTTCTGCCCCCAGAAAGCAAGGGGAGGGTCAGACTCCCCCACTCTTACGTAATGCAGGCCAGCGGCTGCTCTGTTAAACGGTGTAAATCTATAGCAAGTCCACTGACACGCAGGAGTTCCTTGTGTTGTGGCTACACTGCCTCTT
This window of the Calonectris borealis chromosome 20, bCalBor7.hap1.2, whole genome shotgun sequence genome carries:
- the ENDOV gene encoding endonuclease V isoform X6 translates to MQNRLLLPAAPPRPAVLPAPGEAAPLQRPWRTGTTPEKQSRRRKLLLHCLNLSPWAAAEPSAALLPSPRRCSLPRCSGAGPLSRTTGSRLLIKLVFAPAAPPASFAGTAALRPRSRGGDGGDTGFRRGAMSGRAAEPPPDATLRRWERWVRGLLRGLPARPAPRGGSVGAGRDGAACSRGERGTPVSAAGWSFASEQAQLKASVVEEDTEEWQEDASFTGLERVGGVDLSYIKGDDTSACASLVVLSYPALEVLYEDCRMVAVSAPYVAGFLAFREVPFLVEAVQRLQQEEPKLKPQVLLVDGNGLLHPRGFGVACHLGVLTDLPCIGVAKNLLQVDGLVRDELHREQIRSLQREGDTFPLTGTSGRVLGMVLRSYNSSSKPLYISVGHRVRLETAVRLVKSCCRYRIPEPIRQADIRSREYIRKQLCSPLEVISSGPERKKEAELDD
- the ENDOV gene encoding endonuclease V isoform X1 — its product is MQNRLLLPAAPPRPAVLPAPGEAAPLQRPWRTGTTPEKQSRRRKLLLHCLNLSPWAAAEPSAALLPSPRRCSLPRCSGAGPLSRTTGSRLLIKLVFAPAAPPASFAGTAALRPRSRGGDGGDTGFRRGAMSGRAAEPPPDATLRRWERWVRGLLRGLPARPAPRGGSVGAGRDGAACSRGERGTPVSAAGWSFASEQAQLKASVVEEDTEEWQEDASFTGLERVGGVDLSYIKGDDTSACASLVVLSYPALEVLYEDCRMVAVSAPYVAGFLAFREVPFLVEAVQRLQQEEPKLKPQVLLVDGNGLLHPRGFGVACHLGVLTDLPCIGVAKNLLQVDGLVRDELHREQIRSLQREGDTFPLTGTSGRVLGMGAPGDSRASSQVLLQVPDPGAHPSAEKRRLNWMISLMPEETAGLLFTGSSPPPRLWFRQVQQPSATPGESSARPWQAGQRQPLCVVLVGRQTSFSSRIMFRAYFSGLIFQHGKNICVSKGTLVSLLQLT
- the ENDOV gene encoding endonuclease V isoform X2; amino-acid sequence: MQNRLLLPAAPPRPAVLPAPGEAAPLQRPWRTGTTPEKQSRRRKLLLHCLNLSPWAAAEPSAALLPSPRRCSLPRCSGAGPLSRTTGSRLLIKLVFAPAAPPASFAGTAALRPRSRGGDGGDTGFRRGAMSGRAAEPPPDATLRRWERWVRGLLRGLPARPAPRGGSVGAGRDGAACSRGERGTPVSAAGWSFASEQAQLKASVVEEDTEEWQEDASFTGLERVGGVDLSYIKGDDTSACASLVVLSYPALEVLYEDCRMVAVSAPYVAGFLAFREVPFLVEAVQRLQQEEPKLKPQVLLVDGNGLLHPRGFGVACHLGVLTDLPCIGVAKNLLQVDGLVRDELHREQIRSLQREGDTFPLTGTSGRVLGMGAPGDSRASSQVLLQVPDPGAHPSEKRRLNWMISLMPEETAGLLFTGSSPPPRLWFRQVQQPSATPGESSARPWQAGQRQPLCVVLVGRQTSFSSRIMFRAYFSGLIFQHGKNICVSKGTLVSLLQLT
- the ENDOV gene encoding endonuclease V isoform X5, yielding MQNRLLLPAAPPRPAVLPAPGEAAPLQRPWRTGTTPEKQSRRRKLLLHCLNLSPWAAAEPSAALLPSPRRCSLPRCSGAGPLSRTTGSRLLIKLVFAPAAPPASFAGTAALRPRSRGGDGGDTGFRRGAMSGRAAEPPPDATLRRWERWVRGLLRGLPARPAPRGGSVGAGRDGAACSRGERGTPVSAAGWSFASEQAQLKASVVEEDTEEWQEDASFTGLERVGGVDLSYIKGDDTSACASLVVLSYPALEVLYEDCRMVAVSAPYVAGFLAFREVPFLVEAVQRLQQEEPKLKPQIRSLQREGDTFPLTGTSGRVLGMGAPGDSRASSQVLLQVPDPGAHPSAEKRRLNWMISLMPEETAGLLFTGSSPPPRLWFRQVQQPSATPGESSARPWQAGQRQPLCVVLVGRQTSFSSRIMFRAYFSGLIFQHGKNICVSKGTLVSLLQLT
- the ENDOV gene encoding endonuclease V isoform X9 → MQNRLLLPAAPPRPAVLPAPGEAAPLQRPWRTGTTPEKQSRRRKLLLHCLNLSPWAAAEPSAALLPSPRRCSLPRCSGAGPLSRTTGSRLLIKLVFAPAAPPASFAGTAALRPRSRGGDGGDTGFRRGAMSGRAAEPPPDATLRRWERWVRGLLRGLPARPAPRGGSVGAGRDGAACSRGERGTPVSAAGWSFASEQAQLKASVVEEDTEEWQEDASFTGLERVGGVDLSYIKGDDTSACASLVVLSYPALEVLYEDCRMVAVSAPYVAGFLAFREVPFLVEAVQRLQQEEPKLKPQVLLVDGNGLLHPRGFGVACHLGVLTDLPCIGVAKNLLQVDGLVRDELHREQIRSLQREGDTFPLTGTSGRVLGMGAPGDSRASSQVLLQVPDPGAHPSGNFWDADVNIQELEMQFSWAL
- the ENDOV gene encoding endonuclease V isoform X4, translated to MQNRLLLPAAPPRPAVLPAPGEAAPLQRPWRTGTTPEKQSRRRKLLLHCLNLSPWAAAEPSAALLPSPRRCSLPRCSGAGPLSRTTGSRLLIKLVFAPAAPPASFAGTAALRPRSRGGDGGDTGFRRGAMSGRAAEPPPDATLRRWERWVRGLLRGLPARPAPRGGSVGAGRDGAACSRGERGTPVSAAGWSFASEQAQLKASVVEEDTEEWQEDASFTGLERVGGVDLSYIKGDDTSACASLVVLSYPALEVLYEDCRMVAVSAPYVAGFLAFREVPFLVEAVQRLQQEEPKLKPQVLLVDGNGLLHPRGFGVACHLGVLTDLPCIGVAKNLLQVDGLVRDELHREQIRSLQREGDTFPLTGTSGRVLGMVLRSYNSSSKPLYISVGHRVRLETAVRLVKSCCRYRIPEPIRQADIRSREYIRKQLCSPLEVISSGPESRKKEAELDD
- the ENDOV gene encoding endonuclease V isoform X12, with product MQNRLLLPAAPPRPAVLPAPGEAAPLQRPWRTGTTPEKQSRRRKLLLHCLNLSPWAAAEPSAALLPSPRRCSLPRCSGAGPLSRTTGSRLLIKLVFAPAAPPASFAGTAALRPRSRGGDGGDTGFRRGAMSGRAAEPPPDATLRRWERWVRGLLRGLPARPAPRGGSVGAGRDGAACSRGERGTPVSAAGWSFASEQAQLKASVVEEDTEEWQEDASFTGLERVGGVDLSYIKGDDTSACASLVVLSYPALEVLYEDCRMVAVSAPYVAGFLAFREVPFLVEAVQRLQQEEPKLKPQVLLVDGNGLLHPRGFGVACHLGVLTDLPCIGVAKNLLQVDGLVRDELHREQIRSLQREGDTFPLTGTSGRVLGMGAPGDSRASSQVLLQVPDPGAHPSG